A stretch of Gambusia affinis linkage group LG10, SWU_Gaff_1.0, whole genome shotgun sequence DNA encodes these proteins:
- the fkbp8 gene encoding peptidyl-prolyl cis-trans isomerase FKBP8, giving the protein MDASDGHENALSAKKSGKTSLLDSGEDFEVLDEEDIDDDLPPLEDAGGGDGNVADNTEKKNAEEESEASAQMDEWLDVLGNDQLKKKVLEPGKGRASRPQKGQDVEINLKTQLMDGTLVEEQNNLSFTLGDGDVIQALDLTVQLMEMGEKALIHTDAKYAYGARGSLEPEVPPNAQLSLEVELVKAIDAPDVELMPPSDRIALAIRKRERGNVHYQRADYAFAVNSYSIALQITESNSKVDISPEEEEELLDVKVKCLNNMAASQLKLDHYDAALKSCVSALAHQPDNIKALFRMGKVLALQGEYTEAIQTLRKALKLEPSNKTIHAELSKLVKKHSEQRGAEQAMYKKMLGNPSKGSTTKSRAKSSWGLSWKWLFGATAVAIGGVALSVVIAARN; this is encoded by the exons ATGGACGCATCAGATGGCCATGAAAATGCTCTATCTGCCAAGAAGAGTGGAAAAACCTCGTTGCTGGACAGTGGGGAGGACTTTGAGGTTTTAGATGAAGAAGACATCGATGATGACCTTCCTCCTTTGGAAGATGCTGGGGGAGGGGATGGGAATGTAGCAGataatacagaaaagaaaaatgcagaggAAGAATCTGAGGCTTCAGCACAAATGGATGAATGGCTGGATGTGTTGG GAAATGACCAGCTTAAGAAGAAAGTCTTGGAGCCAGGGAAGGGGCGAGCTAGCCGACCTCAAAAAGGACAAGATGtggaaattaatctgaaaacacAATTGATGGATGGAACCCTTGTTGAGGAGCAAAATAATCTGTCGTTTACTCTGGGGGACGGCGATGTCATTcaa GCACTGGATCTGACTGTGCAGCTCATGGAAATGGGAGAGAAGGCGCTCATTCACACTGATGCAAAATATGCATATGGTGCCAGGGGAAG CCTTGAACCTGAGGTACCCCCTAACGCACAGCTGTCCTTAGAAGTGGAACTTGTGAAAGCTATTGACGCGCCAGACGTGGAGCTGATGCCGCCTTCAGACAGAATTGCACTGGCCATCCGCAAGAGAGAGAGGGGCAATGTTCACTATCAGCGCGCCGACTATGCTTTTGCTGTCAACTCATACAGCATTGCCCTGCAGATTACAGAGTCAAACTCCAAAG TTGACATTAGTcctgaagaggaggaggaattGCTGGATGTGAAAGTCAagtgtctgaacaacatggcTGCCTCTCAGTTGAAGTTGGACCACTATGATGCGGCCCTTAAATCATGCGTCTCCGCTCTTGCGCACCAGCCAGACAACATAAAAGCCCTTTTCCGCATGGGCAAG GTTCTGGCTCTGCAAGGCGAGTACACTGAGGCCATTCAAACCTTACGGAAAGCGCTGAAGCTGGAACCAAGCAACAAG ACAATTCATGCAGAGCTCTCCAAGCTGGTGAAGAAGCACTCAGAGCAGAGGGGAGCAGAGCAGGCCATGTACAAGAAGATGTTAGGAAATCCTTCAAAAGGCAGCACAACAAAATCCAGAGCCAAGTCTTCATGG GGCCTCAGCTGGAAGTGGCTTTTTGGTGCGACTGCTGTGGCCATCGGTGGAGTAGCCCTATCTGTTGTCATAGCGGCCAGAAACTGA